A genomic region of Streptomyces rimosus contains the following coding sequences:
- the pcaDC gene encoding bifunctional 3-oxoadipate enol-lactonase/4-carboxymuconolactone decarboxylase PcaDC, which yields MSETTVKTLQYRSDGPEDAPCLVLGAALGTTWHMWDRQVPELTRHWRVVRFDLPGHGGSPAYPASSVAELADRLVATLDVLGVERFGYVGCSIGGAIGAQLALTRPQRVTSLALVSSSPRYGTADAWRQRGVVIRTNGLDPIARTSPERWFTPGFAGAQPAIVEWAVQMVRTTDPGCYIAACEAMAAFDVRSSLQRIGVPTLVVVGSEDQVTPTTDARTLVAGIPDASLALVPGTSHLAPVEQPAAVTELLIRHFTAAWHDKLGATGQTAIGAAAPKPVPAAAPPPPAMTPAAIESGLRQPEAVRGGAYEQGIKVRREVLGDAHVDRVEETTDDFTGDFQEFITRYGWGEVWTRPGLDRRTRSIITLTALVAGGHRDELALHTRAALRNGLTPTEIKEVLLHTAVYCGVPAANAAFGVAQRVIREETTPQG from the coding sequence GTGAGTGAGACGACGGTGAAGACCCTGCAATACCGCTCTGACGGGCCGGAAGACGCACCTTGTCTGGTTTTGGGTGCGGCGCTCGGGACGACCTGGCACATGTGGGATCGGCAGGTACCCGAGCTGACCCGGCACTGGCGCGTCGTCCGGTTCGATCTGCCGGGGCATGGCGGCTCGCCCGCGTATCCGGCGTCCTCTGTTGCCGAGCTGGCCGACCGGCTGGTGGCCACGCTCGATGTGCTGGGGGTGGAACGTTTCGGGTATGTGGGGTGTTCCATCGGTGGTGCCATCGGTGCGCAGCTGGCGCTCACCCGGCCGCAGCGGGTCACCTCGCTCGCGCTCGTGTCCTCCTCGCCGCGGTACGGGACCGCGGACGCCTGGCGGCAGCGGGGTGTGGTGATCCGTACGAACGGGCTGGACCCGATCGCCCGCACCTCGCCCGAGCGCTGGTTCACCCCGGGCTTCGCGGGGGCCCAGCCCGCCATCGTGGAGTGGGCCGTCCAGATGGTGCGCACCACCGACCCGGGCTGCTACATCGCGGCCTGTGAGGCGATGGCCGCCTTCGACGTCCGCTCCTCGCTCCAGCGGATCGGCGTGCCCACCCTCGTCGTCGTCGGCTCCGAGGACCAGGTCACCCCGACCACCGATGCCCGCACCCTGGTGGCGGGCATTCCGGACGCGAGTCTCGCGCTGGTTCCCGGTACGTCCCACCTGGCGCCGGTCGAGCAGCCTGCCGCCGTGACCGAGCTGCTCATCCGGCATTTCACGGCCGCCTGGCACGACAAGCTGGGTGCCACCGGTCAGACGGCGATCGGCGCTGCCGCCCCCAAGCCGGTGCCGGCGGCCGCGCCGCCGCCTCCGGCCATGACGCCCGCGGCGATCGAGTCCGGCCTCAGGCAGCCGGAGGCGGTGCGGGGCGGTGCGTACGAGCAGGGGATCAAGGTCAGGCGCGAAGTGCTCGGCGACGCGCATGTGGACCGGGTGGAGGAGACGACGGATGACTTCACCGGGGACTTTCAGGAGTTCATCACCCGGTACGGGTGGGGGGAGGTGTGGACGCGCCCCGGGCTGGACCGGCGTACGCGCAGCATCATCACGCTCACGGCGCTGGTCGCCGGCGGTCATCGGGACGAGCTGGCGCTGCACACCCGCGCCGCGCTGCGCAACGGGCTGACGCCCACGGAGATCAAGGAAGTGCTGCTGCACACGGCGGTGTACTGCGGTGTGCCCGCCGCGAACGCGGCTTTCGGCGTGGCGCAGCGTGTCATACGGGAGGAGACCACCCCGCAGGGGTGA
- a CDS encoding NADPH-dependent F420 reductase gives MTTIAVLGNGRVGGSLARALTGAGHEVTVADRSPGSAADAARTARIVINATPGAGSLERLVALREELRGKILVDVSNATVDGPDGLPAALLHPGSSLAEHLQEALPGTRVVKTLNTMLYPVMTAPAALTQPPTAFLSGEDPKAKQVVRGLLADLGWQQEWITDLGGIETARATEAAVLFVPHVIRSGGFAPFAISITR, from the coding sequence ATGACCACGATCGCTGTTCTCGGAAACGGCCGCGTCGGCGGCAGCCTCGCCCGAGCCCTCACCGGGGCCGGACACGAGGTGACCGTGGCGGACCGCTCACCGGGCTCTGCCGCCGACGCCGCCCGCACAGCGCGGATCGTCATCAACGCCACCCCGGGCGCCGGATCGCTGGAGCGGCTCGTCGCACTGCGCGAGGAACTGCGCGGCAAGATTCTCGTGGACGTCTCCAACGCCACCGTCGACGGACCGGACGGCCTGCCGGCCGCCCTGCTCCACCCCGGCTCAAGCCTCGCGGAGCACCTCCAAGAAGCCCTCCCCGGCACACGCGTCGTCAAGACGCTCAACACGATGCTCTACCCGGTGATGACCGCACCCGCCGCGCTCACGCAGCCACCGACCGCCTTCCTCTCCGGCGAGGACCCGAAGGCCAAGCAGGTCGTACGCGGGCTTCTCGCCGACCTCGGCTGGCAGCAGGAGTGGATCACGGACCTCGGCGGAATCGAGACCGCGCGGGCCACCGAGGCCGCCGTCCTGTTCGTGCCGCATGTGATCCGATCGGGCGGATTCGCGCCCTTCGCCATCTCGATCACCCGCTGA